The genomic DNA ACCGGGCAGGAAACAGGGCATACCGCGAAAAGGATATCGAGACTATCCGCTACATTAAACAATTGCTCTACGATGAACAGTATACGATCCCAGGCGCAAAGAAAAAACTTGCCGGGATTCGAAACGGGAGCAATAATCACCACGATACCCAGTTGAACCTCTTTTCTCCTTCCGAAAACGGCTTCAAAGAACTGGCTGTTAAGGAACTTCGGGAAATTTTAAATATTCTTCAATCCTGATATCCTTAAAAGGCAAAAAAATCACCTCCGGATCATTGAGATAAGGTTTTCTT from Chitinivibrionales bacterium includes the following:
- a CDS encoding MerR family transcriptional regulator produces the protein MEEIKKTYYSISEVCAKTELEPHVLRYWESEFSQLRPKKNRAGNRAYREKDIETIRYIKQLLYDEQYTIPGAKKKLAGIRNGSNNHHDTQLNLFSPSENGFKELAVKELREILNILQS